In one Sporomusa sphaeroides DSM 2875 genomic region, the following are encoded:
- a CDS encoding efflux RND transporter permease subunit, translating to MSNFNLTEWSLKHKQLVYFFVFLVFVAGIFSYQNLGRMEDPDFVIRQMVVSVAWPGASAREVEEQVTDKIEKKIQDTPGLDYIKSYSKPGQAVIYINLNEAMPAKDIRPTWLEVRNMVNDIKGTLPQGVIGPAFNDRFDDVFGNIYALTGAEYSYEELREEAEQIRRTLLAVNDVKKVELVGVQAEKIYVEMESSKLAGLGIDPGIIIAAVKEQSAMTASGMLETSSDNVYVRVSGLFENIEALRNMPIRVNERTFRLGDIARVERSYADPMEPKMYFNGQPAIGIALSMADGGNILELGEELTKTAAVIRAELPLGMELSQVSNQPQVVKDSINEFVKTLCEAIIIVLAVSFFSLGVQSGIVVALCIPLVIAGIFVFMESMGIALHKVSLGALIMALGLLVDDAIIAIEMMTVKLEEGWGRFEAACYAYTATAFPMLTGTLITCAGFIPIGFSKGMAAEFTSSLFPVITIALLLSWIVSVMVAPLLGYRLIKPKHAATPGHNIHDTKFYRMFRQILVWCLSHKKAVLSTTAACFIGSIFLLGFVRQEFFPPSIRPELLVEMTLPEGSSLAATEQEAQKFADSLTGDPDIESYSYYVGKGSPRFILTIEPRLPANNFAQFIIVAKDVEARKTLNHKLEQLFDEQFENVRGNIKLIQTGPPSAYPVMLRVTGYDHEEVRELANQVRDTMAADPSLKNINFDWNEKSKVMRLTVDQDKARMLGINSHGLAQDLQTQLSGATIAEFYEQDRTVGIVFRIDAQNRKTLASIKDLPIHIGNGKFVPLEQIANISYDAEDGLIWRYDLKPTITVQADVVAGITGNDATKEIYESLKPVRESLPPGYSIDIGGASENSKTSVGFLLKTVPVMILVIMVLLMLQLQKVSLMVLTLLTAPLGIIGVSVAMLLTMRPMGFVAELGILALSGMIIRNSVILIDQIEQHRKAGETPWDAIINSTIVRFRPILLTAAAAILGMLPLVPSTFWGPMAVAISGGLLGATIMTLLVLPTMYAVWFKVKPETEETYTD from the coding sequence ATGAGCAATTTTAATCTGACAGAGTGGTCGCTTAAACATAAACAACTCGTGTATTTTTTCGTTTTCCTGGTTTTTGTGGCAGGCATATTTTCCTATCAGAACTTAGGCAGAATGGAAGACCCTGATTTTGTCATCCGGCAGATGGTGGTGTCGGTCGCCTGGCCGGGAGCCAGTGCCAGAGAGGTAGAAGAACAGGTAACCGATAAAATCGAGAAAAAGATCCAGGATACTCCTGGTTTAGATTATATTAAAAGCTATTCAAAACCAGGGCAAGCCGTTATTTATATAAATCTAAACGAAGCGATGCCGGCAAAAGACATCCGGCCAACCTGGCTTGAAGTACGCAATATGGTTAATGATATCAAAGGCACATTGCCGCAAGGCGTAATCGGTCCTGCATTCAATGACCGGTTTGATGATGTATTTGGCAATATTTATGCTCTCACAGGAGCTGAATACAGTTACGAGGAACTGCGGGAAGAAGCCGAGCAAATTCGCAGGACTTTGCTGGCTGTAAATGATGTAAAGAAGGTTGAACTTGTCGGCGTACAAGCAGAAAAGATTTATGTTGAAATGGAAAGCAGCAAGCTTGCGGGGCTCGGGATCGACCCCGGTATTATCATTGCTGCGGTAAAAGAGCAGAGTGCGATGACGGCTTCCGGCATGCTGGAAACATCCTCAGACAATGTATATGTGCGGGTATCGGGGCTGTTTGAGAACATTGAAGCTCTCCGGAATATGCCGATCAGGGTAAATGAACGGACATTCCGGTTAGGTGATATCGCCAGGGTTGAACGCAGCTATGCTGACCCCATGGAACCGAAAATGTATTTTAACGGGCAGCCGGCAATCGGTATTGCGCTTTCTATGGCCGATGGGGGAAATATCCTTGAGCTGGGAGAGGAATTGACGAAAACTGCTGCGGTGATTAGAGCAGAATTGCCTCTTGGCATGGAATTAAGCCAGGTATCTAATCAGCCCCAGGTGGTTAAAGACTCTATCAATGAATTTGTGAAAACCCTGTGCGAAGCTATCATCATTGTGTTGGCAGTCAGCTTCTTCAGTCTTGGTGTTCAATCAGGCATTGTAGTGGCTCTGTGTATTCCCCTGGTTATTGCCGGAATCTTTGTTTTCATGGAGAGTATGGGCATCGCTCTGCACAAAGTATCGCTGGGCGCGCTGATTATGGCCTTGGGATTATTGGTTGATGATGCGATTATTGCCATTGAGATGATGACGGTGAAACTGGAGGAAGGCTGGGGACGCTTTGAGGCGGCCTGCTATGCGTATACGGCCACTGCCTTTCCGATGCTTACAGGCACGCTGATTACTTGTGCAGGCTTTATCCCGATCGGTTTTTCCAAAGGCATGGCAGCCGAGTTTACCAGCAGTCTTTTTCCGGTTATCACCATCGCTCTTTTGCTTTCCTGGATTGTATCGGTTATGGTTGCACCCTTGCTGGGTTATCGGTTAATTAAACCCAAACATGCGGCAACGCCAGGCCACAATATCCATGACACCAAGTTTTACCGGATGTTCCGGCAAATACTTGTATGGTGCCTCAGTCATAAAAAAGCAGTGCTCAGCACAACGGCAGCCTGCTTTATCGGTTCTATCTTTTTATTAGGGTTTGTCAGACAGGAGTTTTTTCCACCCTCGATCCGGCCTGAACTGCTGGTGGAAATGACATTACCGGAAGGTTCATCCTTAGCCGCAACTGAACAGGAGGCCCAAAAGTTTGCCGACAGTCTGACCGGTGATCCTGATATCGAGAGCTACAGCTATTATGTCGGCAAGGGATCGCCGCGATTTATTCTTACCATCGAACCCCGGCTGCCGGCCAATAACTTTGCCCAGTTTATCATTGTAGCCAAAGATGTGGAAGCCCGTAAAACCTTGAATCATAAACTGGAGCAGCTATTTGACGAGCAATTCGAAAATGTACGGGGGAATATCAAGCTAATTCAGACTGGTCCGCCTTCGGCGTATCCTGTCATGCTGCGGGTTACCGGCTATGACCATGAAGAGGTGCGGGAGCTCGCCAATCAGGTAAGGGATACTATGGCGGCAGATCCCAGCCTGAAAAATATCAATTTTGACTGGAATGAAAAAAGTAAGGTCATGCGTTTGACTGTTGACCAGGATAAGGCCAGAATGCTGGGAATTAACAGTCACGGACTGGCGCAGGATTTACAGACCCAATTATCTGGCGCCACCATTGCCGAGTTTTATGAGCAAGATCGAACAGTTGGCATTGTATTTCGCATTGACGCCCAGAACCGCAAAACTTTGGCCAGTATTAAAGATTTGCCGATACACATTGGCAACGGCAAATTTGTACCATTAGAGCAAATTGCCAATATCAGCTATGATGCGGAAGACGGGTTAATCTGGCGCTATGACCTTAAGCCGACAATTACCGTACAAGCCGATGTAGTTGCCGGTATAACCGGCAATGACGCTACCAAAGAAATCTATGAAAGCCTAAAGCCGGTACGTGAGAGCCTTCCGCCCGGATATAGCATTGACATTGGGGGAGCGTCTGAAAATAGTAAAACCTCTGTCGGATTTTTGCTTAAAACCGTTCCGGTAATGATCCTGGTTATTATGGTATTGCTTATGCTTCAACTGCAAAAAGTATCTTTGATGGTGCTTACTCTGCTTACCGCACCTCTCGGCATCATCGGGGTCAGTGTGGCCATGCTGCTGACCATGCGGCCGATGGGGTTTGTGGCTGAGCTTGGAATCTTAGCGCTTAGCGGGATGATCATCCGCAACTCGGTTATTTTGATCGATCAGATTGAACAGCACCGCAAAGCAGGCGAGACACCGTGGGACGCCATCATTAATTCAACCATCGTGAGATTTCGTCCTATCCTGCTTACGGCAGCGGCAGCGATACTCGGAATGCTTCCCTTGGTTCCAAGTACTTTTTGGGGACCAATGGCAGTGGCGATTAGCGGTGGCTTGCTTGGCGCAACTATTATGACGCTGCTTGTTTTGCCGACAATGTATGCGGTATGGTTTAAAGTGAAACCGGAGACGGAAGAGACCTACACTGATTGA
- a CDS encoding efflux RND transporter periplasmic adaptor subunit produces the protein MKKSMVNCGVILLLLVSVSLTGCSKTEPVKEEMPRVRSQVVNLAASGQEAAYSGEVRGRYETQLAFQVSGKILKRSVELGSVVNSGDVLMEIDAKDITQTVTITSAQVASAQSQLSLAEANLARYRKLYEEGAVSHMQLDQFQNAYEVALANARQATAQYTQGANQLGYSTLLAESAGVISGIHAEAGQVVSAGQPVITLVTDGEREIEIHVPENRIDEMRNARQVRVSFWALPGVTVEGTVREVSPVADKVARTYKVRISLINPPPDIQLGMTASVAVADSSGQQAVYIPLTAIYQTGDTPNVWVINDGIVSLRPVKAGVFGDGRIQILEGLQQGDVIVTAGVQKLREGQKVRQ, from the coding sequence ATGAAAAAGTCCATGGTTAACTGTGGCGTGATTTTGCTTTTGCTTGTATCGGTCAGTCTTACGGGATGCTCTAAAACGGAGCCTGTCAAGGAAGAAATGCCGCGTGTTCGCTCACAGGTAGTGAACTTGGCTGCTTCCGGGCAAGAAGCCGCTTATTCCGGCGAAGTGCGGGGAAGATATGAGACACAGCTTGCATTCCAGGTCAGCGGGAAAATTTTAAAACGCAGTGTAGAACTTGGCAGTGTAGTTAATTCAGGGGATGTTCTAATGGAAATCGACGCCAAAGACATCACTCAAACGGTAACTATTACTTCAGCCCAGGTCGCTTCGGCCCAATCCCAGCTGAGTTTAGCCGAGGCCAACCTCGCGCGTTATCGGAAGTTATATGAAGAAGGGGCGGTCAGCCATATGCAGCTGGATCAATTCCAGAATGCATATGAGGTGGCCTTAGCTAATGCCCGCCAGGCAACCGCCCAGTATACTCAGGGAGCTAATCAACTGGGCTACAGCACTTTGCTGGCCGAAAGCGCCGGTGTCATTTCCGGCATACATGCCGAAGCCGGGCAAGTAGTGAGTGCCGGTCAGCCGGTTATTACCCTAGTGACAGATGGTGAACGGGAAATTGAAATCCATGTACCGGAAAATCGTATTGATGAAATGCGTAATGCCCGGCAAGTCCGGGTCAGCTTTTGGGCACTGCCGGGTGTTACTGTAGAGGGAACTGTCAGAGAGGTTTCCCCGGTGGCAGACAAGGTGGCCAGAACCTATAAAGTCAGAATCAGCTTAATCAATCCGCCGCCGGATATTCAGTTAGGGATGACTGCCAGTGTAGCGGTGGCAGATTCCAGCGGTCAGCAGGCGGTGTATATTCCGCTGACGGCCATCTATCAGACTGGTGATACACCAAATGTATGGGTGATTAACGACGGGATCGTAAGTTTGCGTCCGGTGAAAGCCGGTGTTTTTGGTGATGGCAGGATTCAGATTCTCGAAGGCCTGCAGCAAGGAGATGTGATTGTTACTGCCGGAGTCCAAAAACTGCGGGAAGGACAAAAGGTGCGGCAATGA
- a CDS encoding TetR/AcrR family transcriptional regulator: protein MNDIKNLILDKARERMERFGFKKTTMDEISKDCRISKKTIYEHFTDKEDMFQCLLSREWHKTIELLFAQIDGVPDPLERLVLLIRQSIAYFNQENFITKILKDDELYWAFVNRKYHEMIDEEIISLIARIIREGKQQGKFRDVDETIVAYAGFKLFQAFSYARTGPLRQEQNEQKYTEELIDFIVNGLVKK from the coding sequence GTGAATGACATAAAGAACCTTATCCTTGATAAGGCCAGGGAACGAATGGAACGCTTTGGTTTTAAGAAGACGACTATGGATGAAATCAGTAAAGACTGCCGAATTTCCAAGAAAACAATTTATGAACATTTTACAGACAAAGAGGACATGTTCCAATGTTTGCTCTCACGTGAATGGCATAAAACGATAGAGCTGCTATTTGCGCAAATAGACGGGGTGCCTGACCCGCTTGAACGGCTGGTGCTGTTAATCCGCCAGTCAATAGCGTACTTTAACCAAGAGAACTTTATCACCAAAATATTAAAAGATGACGAGCTGTATTGGGCTTTTGTCAACAGAAAATATCATGAAATGATTGATGAAGAGATTATTTCACTGATTGCCCGGATTATTCGCGAAGGCAAGCAGCAGGGGAAGTTTCGTGATGTTGATGAAACGATTGTGGCTTATGCCGGATTTAAGTTATTCCAAGCTTTCAGCTATGCCCGTACAGGGCCGCTTCGCCAGGAGCAGAATGAGCAGAAGTATACTGAGGAGCTTATTGATTTTATTGTCAATGGGCTTGTAAAGAAGTGA
- a CDS encoding EamA family transporter: MSSFALLLVIIAAFCHAGWNLLAKKACGGTAFIWIFATLSTVLYFPLALWVMVVEKPLIGTYQIALILGSAVLHSVYFILLDKGYRFGDLSVIYPLARGTGPLLSVITAIFLLGEQPTVIALTGAVFIGIGILIITGNPFGKKEKSARQSILYALFCGAAIAGYTVVDKVAVSAYLIPPLLMDWSTNVGRVILLTPYSLKNWDKVKEQWSAHKKEAIGVAILSPLAYILVLTAMVFSPVSYIAPAREVSILIGAILGAKLLSESDFKIRLAGAGVMLLGLVALAVG; this comes from the coding sequence GTGAGTAGTTTTGCATTGCTCTTGGTTATAATAGCCGCATTTTGCCATGCGGGGTGGAATCTCCTGGCCAAAAAAGCGTGCGGCGGTACTGCCTTTATCTGGATTTTTGCCACTCTGTCAACCGTATTATATTTTCCGTTGGCGTTATGGGTGATGGTAGTGGAAAAACCGCTTATTGGTACCTATCAAATTGCATTGATTCTGGGCAGCGCCGTGCTGCACTCGGTATATTTCATTTTACTGGACAAAGGTTACCGCTTTGGTGATCTTTCAGTTATCTATCCTCTTGCCAGAGGGACCGGGCCATTGCTTTCGGTAATAACAGCAATCTTCCTTTTGGGGGAACAGCCTACGGTGATAGCTTTAACCGGCGCTGTATTCATCGGCATCGGAATTCTCATTATTACAGGCAACCCTTTTGGCAAGAAAGAAAAAAGCGCCCGCCAATCCATTCTCTATGCCTTGTTTTGTGGTGCCGCAATTGCCGGCTACACCGTCGTAGACAAAGTTGCCGTCAGTGCTTATTTGATTCCGCCGCTGCTGATGGATTGGTCCACCAATGTCGGGCGGGTCATTTTGCTGACACCCTATTCTCTGAAAAACTGGGATAAGGTTAAAGAACAATGGTCAGCGCATAAAAAAGAAGCCATCGGGGTAGCTATACTATCGCCGTTGGCCTATATTCTTGTGTTAACGGCCATGGTATTCAGTCCTGTCAGTTATATTGCGCCGGCCAGGGAAGTCAGTATCTTGATTGGCGCTATTCTTGGGGCAAAACTTCTGTCAGAAAGCGATTTCAAAATCAGATTGGCCGGGGCGGGCGTTATGCTGCTCGGGCTTGTTGCCTTAGCTGTTGGATAA
- a CDS encoding threonine ammonia-lyase, whose translation MVTLAAVQQAKQKLAPYIFETPLIRLAELDELLGCQVYVKAECMQKTNSFKIRGALNKMLSLPAEQLQNGVVAASSGNHGKGVAFAAKLLGIKATIVLPDTAPQIKVDGIRALDAEIVQCKLAERHIIAKKLSDQYGYTIIHPYDDYDIITGQGTAGLEIMAQLPDVDCVVVPIGGGGLIGGIATAVKAINPHVRVIGAEPAVLSRYEKSRKAGERVLVEEKASLADALLTLQPGEKNFPIFQKYVDDVVGVKEEYLACGVKTLLLEGKILAEPSSAIGIAAALQGSLRIAKEDKVCFLVSGGNVSLSQLAKL comes from the coding sequence ATGGTTACATTAGCAGCCGTCCAACAGGCCAAACAAAAGCTTGCACCTTATATTTTCGAAACACCGCTCATTCGCCTGGCAGAACTGGATGAACTGTTAGGCTGCCAGGTGTATGTAAAAGCGGAATGCATGCAAAAAACCAACTCCTTTAAAATTCGTGGCGCGTTAAATAAAATGCTTTCCTTACCGGCAGAACAGCTGCAAAATGGAGTTGTTGCCGCTTCTTCCGGCAATCACGGTAAAGGAGTCGCTTTTGCCGCCAAGCTGTTGGGGATTAAAGCCACCATTGTTTTGCCGGATACTGCTCCCCAAATCAAAGTTGACGGAATCCGCGCCCTGGATGCGGAAATTGTACAGTGCAAACTGGCTGAAAGGCATATCATTGCGAAAAAATTAAGCGATCAGTATGGGTATACCATCATTCACCCTTACGATGATTATGACATCATCACCGGGCAAGGCACTGCCGGACTGGAAATCATGGCACAACTGCCGGATGTGGACTGTGTTGTGGTTCCCATTGGCGGCGGCGGACTCATCGGCGGTATTGCAACTGCTGTAAAAGCCATTAATCCCCACGTGAGAGTCATTGGGGCGGAACCGGCCGTTCTCTCCCGCTATGAAAAAAGCCGCAAGGCCGGCGAAAGAGTACTGGTAGAAGAAAAAGCATCGCTGGCCGATGCGCTGCTAACCTTGCAGCCTGGCGAAAAAAACTTCCCCATTTTTCAAAAATATGTAGACGACGTTGTCGGCGTGAAGGAAGAATATCTGGCCTGTGGCGTAAAAACACTGCTCCTGGAAGGAAAAATACTGGCCGAACCTTCTTCCGCCATCGGAATTGCCGCCGCCCTGCAGGGAAGCCTCCGGATAGCCAAAGAGGATAAGGTATGCTTCCTGGTTTCCGGTGGTAATGTCAGCCTCAGTCAACTGGCTAAATTATAA
- a CDS encoding RidA family protein, translating into MKQIFTDTIPAGHYTPGIISNGTLYVSGQTSADPATGKPAAGGIRAETIMALKKMEAVLKAAGVTKEAVVMCRVYITAASQWGEVNDAYKEFFGDHKPARVTVPIKELNHGCLIEIEAIAEINK; encoded by the coding sequence ATGAAACAGATATTTACCGATACTATACCGGCCGGGCATTATACTCCCGGTATCATTAGCAATGGCACCCTGTATGTATCAGGCCAGACTTCCGCAGACCCGGCAACAGGAAAACCAGCCGCAGGCGGCATCAGAGCCGAAACCATTATGGCGTTAAAGAAAATGGAAGCCGTATTGAAAGCTGCCGGCGTTACCAAAGAAGCTGTCGTTATGTGCCGGGTTTATATAACCGCTGCCAGCCAATGGGGTGAAGTCAATGATGCCTATAAGGAATTTTTCGGCGACCATAAGCCTGCCAGAGTTACTGTTCCCATAAAAGAACTGAACCACGGCTGTCTTATTGAAATAGAAGCCATTGCGGAAATTAATAAATAA
- a CDS encoding MurR/RpiR family transcriptional regulator, producing MTLEERGYAVKLTKNEKIIYEFVLRNKDKACFMTSTALARELGVGDTSVIRLSRTLGFSSFTEFRKAIQAEALSNGNLASLSHVPYEKKQKADAIALTEIPSLVRQNFIRKAELDFANNTDGKYQETAEMIVNAEKKYIAGFRNTAGLADYFATILSHVLPNVRRVNHKDGFEDEAIDMGEKDILILFSLPRYSQNAAIVLEIAQEAHCHIVVLTDKITAPITAGAVKVIVNDIESVSFANSIAGMVLSMEILISLISKISGQQGRERLKTLDKYMAKTGLY from the coding sequence ATGACGCTTGAAGAAAGAGGCTATGCTGTCAAGCTAACCAAAAATGAGAAAATCATTTATGAATTCGTACTTCGCAACAAAGACAAAGCCTGCTTTATGACATCAACTGCCCTGGCCAGAGAGCTTGGTGTAGGCGACACTTCGGTCATCAGGCTATCCCGGACTCTGGGTTTTTCCAGTTTCACGGAATTCCGGAAAGCCATTCAGGCAGAGGCTCTGTCCAATGGAAACCTCGCCAGCCTATCGCATGTGCCTTATGAAAAAAAACAAAAAGCCGATGCTATTGCATTAACAGAGATTCCGTCACTTGTCCGTCAGAACTTTATACGAAAAGCCGAATTGGATTTTGCCAATAACACTGATGGGAAATACCAGGAAACAGCCGAAATGATTGTAAACGCAGAAAAAAAATATATTGCAGGTTTCCGGAACACAGCAGGACTGGCCGATTATTTTGCAACAATACTTTCCCATGTACTGCCCAATGTCAGGCGAGTCAATCATAAAGACGGTTTTGAAGATGAAGCCATTGATATGGGGGAAAAGGATATTTTAATTCTGTTCAGCCTGCCACGGTATTCCCAAAATGCAGCCATCGTTCTGGAAATAGCACAGGAAGCCCATTGCCATATCGTGGTATTGACTGACAAAATTACCGCCCCGATAACAGCCGGGGCGGTAAAGGTGATTGTCAATGATATTGAATCAGTAAGTTTTGCCAATTCCATTGCCGGCATGGTTCTGTCTATGGAAATACTGATCAGTCTGATCAGTAAAATCTCCGGGCAGCAAGGACGGGAACGGCTAAAAACTCTGGACAAATATATGGCCAAAACCGGCCTGTATTAG
- a CDS encoding phosphoribosylaminoimidazolesuccinocarboxamide synthase, with translation MKLVYSGKTKDVFALEDGNYLLKFKDDVTGTDGVFDPGANTVGLTLEGAGRAGLRLTKFFFEALGQKGIPTHYIDANPEAATMTVKPATVFGKGLEVICRYRAVGSFLRRYGMYAAEGQSLDAFVEVTLKDDDREDPPITKDALAMLGLLSAEEYEVLKALTQQIGNIVKEELAKKNIELYDIKFEFGRIGADKQIALIDEISGGNMRAFKDGKYIEPLVLEKLMLEG, from the coding sequence ATGAAGCTTGTTTATTCAGGAAAAACAAAAGATGTATTTGCCTTAGAAGATGGCAACTATTTGCTTAAATTTAAGGATGATGTCACCGGCACTGACGGTGTATTTGACCCTGGTGCCAATACCGTGGGCTTAACCCTGGAGGGAGCCGGCAGGGCAGGGCTTAGACTAACCAAGTTCTTTTTTGAAGCGTTAGGCCAAAAAGGAATACCAACACACTATATTGATGCCAACCCTGAAGCGGCGACAATGACAGTGAAGCCGGCGACTGTTTTTGGCAAAGGCCTGGAAGTTATCTGCCGTTATCGGGCGGTGGGAAGTTTTCTGCGCCGCTATGGCATGTATGCCGCCGAAGGTCAGTCGCTGGATGCTTTTGTTGAAGTCACATTAAAAGATGATGACCGGGAAGACCCGCCGATTACTAAAGATGCCCTGGCGATGCTGGGCCTGCTTTCGGCGGAGGAATACGAAGTGCTCAAGGCGTTAACCCAGCAAATCGGTAATATCGTTAAAGAAGAACTGGCAAAAAAGAATATCGAGTTATATGATATTAAGTTTGAATTTGGCCGGATCGGCGCAGATAAGCAGATTGCGTTGATTGATGAGATATCGGGCGGCAATATGCGCGCCTTTAAGGACGGCAAATATATTGAGCCCCTGGTTTTGGAAAAATTGATGCTGGAAGGCTAA
- a CDS encoding hydrolase — MRITKEDSLVLLIDVQEKLYPHMNNKEKLSQKTITLLKGITALGIPLTAARQYPQGLGDIIEELRPYGSECYDKVTFSCCGNDNLIARLRESGCKYVIIAGIEAHICVLQTVIDLKALGYLPVVVTDAISSREQQDYEIALRRMEYKGAILTTVESILFELCREAGNEVFKTISRLVK, encoded by the coding sequence ATGCGTATTACAAAAGAAGATTCCCTGGTGCTGCTGATTGATGTCCAGGAGAAGCTATATCCTCATATGAACAACAAAGAAAAGTTAAGTCAAAAAACAATTACTTTGCTTAAAGGAATAACCGCCCTGGGAATACCACTGACAGCAGCAAGGCAATATCCGCAGGGCTTGGGAGATATTATTGAAGAGCTTCGGCCTTACGGCAGCGAATGCTATGATAAAGTTACTTTTAGCTGCTGCGGTAACGATAACCTTATTGCCAGGCTGCGCGAGTCCGGCTGCAAATATGTTATTATAGCAGGGATTGAAGCACATATTTGTGTCCTGCAGACAGTCATTGATCTAAAAGCGTTAGGTTATCTACCGGTAGTGGTAACCGATGCAATTAGTTCCCGTGAACAGCAGGACTATGAAATTGCCTTGCGGCGGATGGAATATAAAGGTGCGATTCTTACAACAGTAGAGTCAATCTTGTTTGAGCTTTGTCGTGAAGCGGGAAATGAAGTATTTAAAACGATTTCACGGCTGGTAAAATAG
- a CDS encoding NADPH-dependent FMN reductase, whose translation MSKKKIGVLVGSLRKESFSRKLARALMALAPAAWEPEEIEIGQLPLYNQDFDDEGTPPAAWTAFRQHMQNFDAVLFVTPEYNRSVPAVLKNALDVGSRPYGQSIWDGKPGAVISVSPGALSGFGANHHLRQSLVFLNVPTMQQPEAYIGNAAELFDDSGALTNENTRQFLKKIMETFANWVEKNSI comes from the coding sequence ATGTCGAAGAAAAAAATCGGAGTTTTGGTAGGGAGTCTTCGTAAAGAATCGTTTAGCCGGAAGCTTGCCAGGGCGTTGATGGCGCTGGCTCCTGCAGCCTGGGAGCCGGAGGAGATTGAAATAGGTCAGCTTCCCCTGTATAACCAGGATTTTGATGATGAAGGAACTCCGCCTGCTGCCTGGACAGCTTTTCGCCAGCACATGCAGAATTTTGATGCCGTGCTTTTCGTAACGCCGGAGTACAACCGTTCAGTTCCCGCAGTCCTGAAGAATGCTCTGGATGTCGGGTCGCGCCCGTATGGTCAGAGCATATGGGATGGAAAACCCGGCGCGGTAATAAGCGTATCACCGGGAGCATTAAGTGGTTTTGGCGCAAACCATCATCTAAGGCAGTCGCTGGTTTTTTTGAATGTCCCGACCATGCAGCAGCCTGAGGCTTATATTGGCAATGCAGCCGAGCTCTTTGATGACAGCGGTGCTCTTACGAATGAGAATACTCGCCAGTTTTTGAAAAAAATTATGGAAACTTTTGCAAACTGGGTTGAGAAGAATTCTATTTAA